One window of the Candidatus Poribacteria bacterium genome contains the following:
- a CDS encoding nucleoside-diphosphate kinase: protein MERTLVLFKPDAVQRGLVGRILSRFEDKGIKIVGLKMLQASDELARRHYAEHAGREYYEPLIGFFTSSPIVAVALEGTNVIRRVRSMVGSTQPDASEPGTIRGDFSSHAPMNLIHASDAPETAVREMALFFDDAELSDYTRCDAPWIGL, encoded by the coding sequence TTGGAAAGAACGCTTGTCCTGTTCAAGCCGGACGCCGTCCAGCGCGGGCTCGTGGGTCGCATCCTGTCGCGGTTCGAAGACAAGGGAATCAAGATCGTCGGGCTGAAGATGCTGCAGGCATCTGACGAACTGGCGCGCCGTCACTACGCCGAGCACGCGGGGAGGGAGTACTACGAGCCGCTCATCGGCTTTTTCACGTCGTCACCCATCGTCGCCGTGGCGCTCGAGGGGACGAACGTGATCCGTCGAGTTCGGTCGATGGTCGGCTCTACTCAGCCGGACGCCTCGGAGCCCGGTACGATCCGCGGCGATTTCAGCTCTCACGCTCCCATGAACCTGATCCACGCCTCGGACGCTCCCGAGACGGCGGTTCGTGAGATGGCGCTCTTCTTCGACGACGCGGAGTTGTCGGACTACACGCGGTGTGACGCGCCGTGGATCGGTCTGTAA
- a CDS encoding tetratricopeptide repeat protein, protein MNRLLPYASVVLIVVAFFAGRLTSSPGSKASGDYYATAAELYQQAADLDSPPADATDLERWQKVLAAYRVVFDEYPDSPYADDALFAIASRVDMQDQADTGFALYRRLLNNYPDSEHAPDALNAIGVAHFQRETYDRAAVLFQQLIDQYPSSPLRETATLNLAICQYKRGSYDEALTQLVRFSEEFPASEHIAAPIFYTGMVLFDKQDYDNARVRFQNIVDLADPEYAPAAQFNIGQTYFDQRKYDEAIAAYRRAITAYADSEYAQEANFRIGWALERQTKYAEAVRELKAAIEKYSTSKNAPAAQIFVAQIYAEGLKDTGNAVAAYRAIVDGTVNVEAIETDARSAYDIRRDAQYRIGKLYETKGDTPNAITEYEKLLKDFPEPHSVANHRSNEIDEAYIVDMKAGATRN, encoded by the coding sequence GTGAACCGACTCCTTCCGTATGCGTCCGTCGTGCTGATCGTCGTTGCCTTCTTCGCGGGTAGGCTGACCTCGAGTCCGGGCTCGAAAGCGAGTGGCGATTACTACGCGACGGCGGCTGAGCTCTATCAGCAGGCTGCCGACCTCGACTCGCCCCCTGCCGATGCGACGGACCTCGAACGCTGGCAGAAGGTCCTCGCCGCCTATCGCGTCGTGTTCGACGAATACCCGGACAGTCCGTATGCCGATGACGCGCTCTTCGCCATCGCCTCGCGAGTCGATATGCAGGACCAGGCGGACACCGGGTTCGCGCTCTACAGACGCCTCCTCAACAACTACCCCGACAGCGAGCACGCGCCCGACGCGCTGAATGCCATCGGGGTGGCGCACTTCCAGCGCGAGACCTACGACCGCGCGGCGGTCCTGTTCCAGCAGCTCATCGACCAGTATCCGTCGAGCCCGCTGCGCGAGACGGCGACGCTCAATCTGGCGATCTGCCAGTACAAGCGCGGCAGTTACGATGAGGCGCTGACGCAGCTCGTCCGGTTCTCCGAGGAGTTCCCGGCGAGCGAGCACATCGCGGCTCCCATCTTCTATACGGGCATGGTGCTGTTCGACAAGCAGGACTATGACAACGCGCGCGTACGGTTCCAGAACATCGTCGATCTCGCCGACCCCGAGTACGCTCCCGCGGCGCAGTTCAACATCGGGCAGACCTACTTCGATCAGCGCAAGTACGACGAGGCGATTGCCGCTTATCGCCGCGCGATCACCGCTTACGCCGATAGCGAGTACGCTCAGGAGGCGAACTTCCGAATCGGGTGGGCTTTGGAGCGGCAGACGAAGTACGCGGAAGCGGTTCGCGAACTGAAAGCCGCCATCGAGAAGTATTCGACCAGCAAGAACGCCCCGGCAGCGCAGATATTCGTCGCGCAGATCTACGCCGAGGGTCTCAAGGACACCGGCAACGCCGTGGCAGCGTACCGCGCCATTGTGGACGGAACCGTCAACGTCGAGGCGATTGAGACGGATGCCCGGTCTGCCTATGATATCCGCCGCGACGCGCAGTACCGAATCGGCAAACTCTACGAGACGAAGGGCGATACACCCAACGCCATCACCGAATACGAGAAGCTGCTGAAGGACTTCCCGGAACCCCACTCGGTCGCCAACCATCGATCCAATGAGATCGACGAAGCCTACATCGTCGACATGAAGGCTGGGGCGACGCGGAACTAG
- a CDS encoding threonine aldolase, translating into MRRVDLRSDTITRPTADMRRAMANAVVGDDCYGEDPTVAELERYGAELMGKEAAVFVASGTMGNACALMAHTRPGDAALLDAECHIYVYEQGGLAALCGLLPVFWDALNGCPSPEIVQSMIDRNPRQYPPLGVICLENTHNRRGGRVIRPDEMAAVRAVAQHAGVPLHLDGARIFNAATALSISPREIADQVDTVQFCLSKGLCAPVGSLLAGSHGFVERARRARKRLGGSMRQSGVIAAAGLVALRDMPSRLSEDHANARMLAQALSKLDPLGVDPDEFPTNIVILRTDALGITAHELASMLAKEGVLITVYGPKMARFVTNHDASTEDVEYAAEVAVRVCGDLLQRSPNSG; encoded by the coding sequence ATGCGACGCGTCGATCTGCGGAGCGATACGATCACTCGACCGACGGCGGACATGCGACGAGCGATGGCGAACGCCGTCGTGGGAGACGACTGCTACGGCGAGGACCCGACCGTCGCCGAACTGGAGCGTTACGGCGCGGAGTTGATGGGCAAAGAGGCGGCGGTATTCGTCGCCAGCGGAACCATGGGCAACGCCTGCGCTCTGATGGCGCACACGCGTCCGGGCGATGCCGCCCTACTCGATGCCGAGTGCCATATCTACGTCTACGAACAGGGCGGCCTGGCTGCGCTCTGCGGCTTGCTGCCGGTGTTCTGGGATGCACTCAACGGGTGCCCATCGCCCGAAATCGTGCAGTCGATGATCGACCGGAACCCGCGCCAGTACCCTCCGCTCGGCGTCATCTGCCTGGAAAACACGCACAACCGCCGAGGCGGACGAGTGATTCGACCCGACGAGATGGCGGCTGTCCGTGCCGTCGCGCAGCACGCCGGTGTGCCTCTGCACCTCGACGGGGCGAGGATATTCAATGCCGCGACGGCATTGAGTATCTCCCCGCGCGAGATCGCCGATCAGGTCGATACGGTGCAGTTCTGCCTGTCGAAGGGCTTGTGCGCTCCCGTCGGCTCGCTTCTTGCAGGTTCCCATGGGTTCGTGGAGCGGGCTCGTCGTGCCCGCAAGCGGCTCGGAGGATCGATGCGGCAGTCCGGCGTCATCGCTGCGGCGGGCTTGGTCGCGCTCCGCGACATGCCCTCGCGCTTGTCGGAGGACCATGCCAACGCGCGGATGCTAGCGCAGGCGCTGAGCAAGCTCGATCCGCTCGGAGTCGATCCCGACGAGTTCCCGACGAACATCGTCATCCTCCGAACCGACGCGCTCGGGATCACGGCTCACGAGTTGGCGTCGATGCTGGCGAAAGAGGGCGTGCTCATCACGGTCTACGGGCCCAAGATGGCGCGGTTCGTGACGAACCACGACGCGAGCACGGAGGATGTCGAGTACGCCGCTGAAGTCGCGGTTCGCGTCTGTGGGGACTTGTTGCAGAGATCGCCCAACAGCGGCTGA
- a CDS encoding tetratricopeptide repeat protein, protein MTEENDAVDAAEAPEPKPEPKGKSASRSSKKAAEPSTGSAAAGEGPEPAKKPASRKSVKSSAILESEPPSGFEAYHRGDYEDAASLLKALAEDESVEEGLRARAAYRSAEALIQLQRSQEAIAALRSLADRFPLQPLSSAGQRRADAVEKHLATLVDG, encoded by the coding sequence ATGACCGAAGAGAACGATGCTGTGGACGCGGCTGAAGCGCCGGAACCGAAGCCAGAACCGAAGGGAAAGTCCGCATCGCGGTCGTCGAAGAAGGCGGCGGAACCGAGCACCGGGTCCGCCGCTGCCGGTGAGGGTCCGGAACCCGCGAAGAAGCCGGCATCGAGGAAGTCGGTGAAGAGCTCGGCGATCCTCGAATCGGAACCACCGTCCGGGTTCGAAGCCTACCATCGCGGAGACTACGAGGATGCGGCCTCGCTGCTCAAGGCTCTTGCCGAAGATGAGTCGGTCGAGGAAGGGCTTCGCGCGCGGGCTGCCTACCGGTCGGCAGAGGCGTTGATCCAGCTTCAGCGTTCTCAGGAAGCGATCGCGGCGTTGCGGTCGCTCGCGGATCGGTTCCCCCTGCAACCCCTTTCCAGCGCAGGACAACGGCGCGCCGACGCCGTCGAGAAGCATCTCGCCACGTTGGTCGACGGATAG